GCAAGGAGCCCGAGCGCCGTCGCCTCGATCCAGCGATTGCGTCGTGCCCTCTTCACGCTCGTGCGTTCTTCGGTCATCGGTCCGGCGCTGGCGTTCTGTCGGTGTCGCTCTCAGCGGGGCTGGAGTCTATATCACTCAACGTCGGGGGCTTCGCCCCCGACACCCCCACCCCAGACACGGCCCTCGCGCTGCGCGCTCGGGGCGCTTCGCGCCCGCTGTCGCGGCCGCTTCTGGGGCCCCTTCTGGATGTCGGGACGAAGCGCGAGCCGCTGCGGCGATCCGGCGGGGGCGCGCCGCGCCGCGAGGCCCCGCGACCCCAGACACGGCCCTCGCGCTGCGCGCTCGGGGCGCTGCGCGCTCGGGGCGCTTCGCGCCCGCTGTCGCGGCCGCTCTGGGGCCCCTTCTGGATGTCGGGACGAGGCGCGTCCGGAAGCGCGAGCCGCTGCGGCGATCCGGCGGGGGCGCGCCGCGAGGCCCCGCGACCCCAGACACGGCCCTCGCGCTGCGCGCTCGGGGCGCTTCGCGCCCGCTGTCGCGGCCGCTTCTGGGGCCCCTTCTGGATGTCGGGACGAAGCGCGTCCGGAAGCGCGAGCCGCTGCGGCGATCCGGCGGGGGCGCGCCGCGAGGCCCCGCGACCCCAGACACGGCCCTCGCGTTTCGCGCTCGGGGCGCTGCGCGCTCGGGCGCTTCGCGCCCGCTGTCGCGGCCGCTCTGGGGCCCCTTCTGGATGTCGGGACGAGGCGCGTCCGGAAGCGCGCGAGCCGCTGCGGCGATCCGGCGGGGGCGCGCCCCGGGGCCCCGCGACCGCGGCCGCGAATGCGGTTGCGAAGCAACCCGAGCGCGCAGCGCGAGGGCCGTGGTCGCGGGGTGGGGGTGTCGGGGGCAAAGCCCCCGACGTTGAAAACCCTATGGTAGGCTGGGCGGGCGATGCTTCCCGAGAAGAAGCAGGTGCTGATCGTCGATGACGAGCCGAACCTGCGGAAGATCCTGGCCGCTCAGCTCTCGCGCGACGGCTATGACGTGCTCCTCGCCGAGGACGGCGAAGAGGGGCTCGCGCTCCTCCGCGAACATCACATCGACCTCGTCGTCACCGACCTCCGCATGCCGAAGATCGACGGGATGACGCTCCTGCGCGAGGCGCTCGCGGAGCAGCCCGAGCTCCCGATCGTCATGATCACCGCGCACGGCACGGTGGACACCGCGGTCGAGGCGCTGAAGCTCGGGGCCTTCGACTACCTCACGAAGCCGTTCGACAAGGACGAGGTCCGCGCGATCGTCGGCAAGGCGCTGAAGACGCGCGAGCTCGCAGGGGAGGAGCCGTCGGCCGCGATCCCGGTCGCCACGTCGGCGAGCGCGGACTCGACCGCCGAGATCGAGAAGACGGAGGGGGCGCGGTTCGGCATCATCGGCCAGTCGGCGGGGCTCACCGAGCTCTACGCCGTCCTCGAGCGCGTCGCGGACTCGCCCACCACCGTCCTCATCACCGGCGAGAGCGGCACCGGGAAGGAGCTCGTCGCGCGCGCGCTCCACGATCACTCGTCGCGCCGCGGAAAACCCTTCATCAAGGTGAACTGCGCCGCGATCCCGAAGGAGCTGATCGAGAGCGAGCTCTTCGGCTACGAGCGCGGCGCCTTCACCGGCGCGGTCACGAGCAAGCCGGGGCGCTTCGAGCTCGCCAACGGCGGCACGCTGTTCCTCGACGAGATCGGCGAGATCCCGGTCGAGATGCAGGTGAAGCTCCTCCGCGCGCTGCAGGAGAGCGAGTTCGAGCGCGTCGGCGGGATCAAGACGATGCGCGTCGACGTGCGCCTCGTCGCGGCGACGAACCGCGACCTGAAGAAGCTCATCGCGCAGGGCGCGTTCCGCGAGGACCTCTTCTACCGCCTGAACGTCGTGTCGATCCGGCTGCCCGCGCTGCGCGAGCGCGCGAGCGACACGCCGCTCCTCGTCGGTCACTTCCTCAAGAAGTTCAACGAGCGGCTGAAGAAGAACGTCACCGGCGTCGAGCCCGAGGCGCTCGACCTCCTCAGCGCGTACACGTGGCCGGGCAACATCCGCGAGCTCGAGAACGTGATGGAGCGCGCGGTCCTCTTCTGCGACGCGTCGAAGCTCCGGGTCGAAGACCTCCCGAGCGAGCTCCGCGGCCCCGGCGCGATGTCGGGCGCGACGCCGCTCCCGATGACGGTGGAGGCCGGCGTCGATCTCGCGTCGCTCTCGGGCGAAGGCGGCCTCAAGGAGCACGTGAAGGTCGCGATGAGCCGCCTCGAGCGGGACCTCGTGAGCCGCGCGCTCAAGCAGACCAACAACAACGTCACCCACGCCGCGCGCCTCCTCAAGATCTCGCGCAAAGGCCTCCAGCTCAAGATGAAGGAGCTCGGGCTCCGGGAAGCGAACGACAAGGGCGACTGATGCGGCGCGCGCGGCTCATAGCGATCGCGATCGCGATCGGCGGCGTCGCTTGCTCGACCAAGCCGAAGACCCGCGCCGTCGCGGAGACCGAGGCGGGACCGCGCCCCGAGAAGACCGCGTCGTGGCCGCTCGGCAGCGACCTCGGCGCGCCGCGGCCCGGCATGGCGTTCATCCCCGCCGGCACGCTCCACGCGGGCACGCACCCCGATCGCGCGCCGCGCATCGCCGACGAAGAGATGGCCGGCGTCGCCGTCGAGATGGGTGGATTCTACATCGATCTCCTCCCCTGGCCGAACGAGCCGAACGCGATCCCCACCACCAACGTGTCGCGCGACGAGGCCGAGCAGCTCTGCGTCCAGAAGCAGAAGCGCCTGTGCACCGAGCTCGAGTGGGAGCGCGCGTGCAAGGGCCCCGAGAACACGACCTACGAGTACGGCGACGCGTACCGCCGCGAGCCGTGC
This genomic stretch from Labilithrix sp. harbors:
- a CDS encoding sigma-54-dependent Fis family transcriptional regulator; translation: MLPEKKQVLIVDDEPNLRKILAAQLSRDGYDVLLAEDGEEGLALLREHHIDLVVTDLRMPKIDGMTLLREALAEQPELPIVMITAHGTVDTAVEALKLGAFDYLTKPFDKDEVRAIVGKALKTRELAGEEPSAAIPVATSASADSTAEIEKTEGARFGIIGQSAGLTELYAVLERVADSPTTVLITGESGTGKELVARALHDHSSRRGKPFIKVNCAAIPKELIESELFGYERGAFTGAVTSKPGRFELANGGTLFLDEIGEIPVEMQVKLLRALQESEFERVGGIKTMRVDVRLVAATNRDLKKLIAQGAFREDLFYRLNVVSIRLPALRERASDTPLLVGHFLKKFNERLKKNVTGVEPEALDLLSAYTWPGNIRELENVMERAVLFCDASKLRVEDLPSELRGPGAMSGATPLPMTVEAGVDLASLSGEGGLKEHVKVAMSRLERDLVSRALKQTNNNVTHAARLLKISRKGLQLKMKELGLREANDKGD